The following are from one region of the Polaribacter marinaquae genome:
- the pruA gene encoding L-glutamate gamma-semialdehyde dehydrogenase: protein MARGFFNVPKAVNEPVKSYAPGSPEREELLATYKTMFNDNIDVPMHINGEEVRTGNTKNITPPHDHKHVVGQYHTADKSHVESAISTALAAREAWSSVSWMERASIFLKAAELLAGPYRAKMNAATMIAQSKNVHQAEIDAACEMIDFFRFNVEYMTDIFKDQPASAPGIWNRVEYRPLEGFVYAISPFNFTSIAANLPASAALMGNVVVWKPSDHQAYSAQVIVDLFKEAGLPDGVINVVYGDPVMISDTVLESPDFSGLHFTGSTFVFKELWKQIGTNIHTYKTYPRIVGETGGKDFIWAHNSANPLQIATAITRGAFEYQGQKCSAASRAYIPTSIWGDVKKHLEAQISELKMGTPEDPTNFVNAVIHEGSFDKIAKYIDIAKEDKDAEVIIGGNYDKSVGYFIEPTVILAKSPTFATMTTELFGPVMTIYLYEDAEWEASLKLVDESTEYALTGAILSTDRYIVEKASKALENAAGNFYINDKPTGAVVGQQPFGGARASGTNDKAGSAQNLLRWTSVRLIKETFVTPTDYKYPFLG from the coding sequence ATGGCAAGAGGATTTTTTAATGTTCCAAAAGCAGTAAACGAACCAGTAAAAAGCTATGCTCCGGGTTCTCCTGAAAGAGAAGAATTATTAGCAACTTACAAAACCATGTTTAACGACAATATTGATGTGCCAATGCATATTAATGGAGAAGAAGTTAGAACTGGTAACACAAAAAACATTACACCTCCGCATGATCATAAACATGTAGTAGGTCAATATCATACAGCAGACAAATCTCACGTAGAATCTGCTATTTCTACAGCTTTAGCTGCAAGAGAGGCTTGGTCTTCTGTTTCTTGGATGGAAAGAGCTTCTATTTTCTTAAAGGCTGCAGAATTATTAGCAGGACCTTACAGAGCAAAAATGAATGCTGCAACAATGATTGCACAATCTAAAAACGTACATCAAGCAGAAATTGATGCTGCTTGTGAAATGATAGATTTCTTTAGGTTTAATGTAGAATATATGACTGATATTTTTAAAGATCAGCCTGCATCTGCACCAGGAATCTGGAACAGAGTAGAATATAGACCATTAGAAGGTTTTGTGTATGCAATTTCTCCTTTTAATTTTACTTCTATCGCTGCAAACTTACCAGCATCTGCTGCCTTAATGGGTAATGTTGTTGTTTGGAAACCTTCTGATCACCAAGCATATTCTGCACAAGTAATTGTAGACTTATTTAAAGAAGCTGGTTTACCAGACGGTGTAATTAACGTTGTTTATGGTGATCCTGTTATGATTTCTGATACCGTTTTAGAGTCTCCAGATTTTTCTGGATTACATTTTACAGGTTCTACTTTTGTTTTTAAAGAACTATGGAAACAAATTGGTACAAACATTCATACATACAAAACCTACCCAAGAATTGTAGGAGAAACTGGTGGTAAAGATTTTATCTGGGCACATAATTCTGCAAATCCGTTACAAATTGCAACAGCAATTACAAGAGGAGCATTTGAGTATCAAGGTCAAAAATGTTCTGCAGCATCACGTGCTTACATTCCTACTTCTATTTGGGGAGATGTTAAAAAACATTTAGAAGCACAAATTTCTGAATTAAAAATGGGTACTCCAGAAGATCCAACTAACTTTGTAAACGCTGTAATACACGAAGGTTCTTTCGACAAAATTGCTAAGTATATCGATATCGCAAAAGAAGATAAAGATGCAGAAGTAATTATTGGAGGTAACTACGATAAATCTGTTGGATACTTTATAGAACCAACTGTTATTTTAGCTAAATCACCAACATTTGCAACTATGACAACAGAGCTTTTTGGTCCTGTTATGACAATTTATTTATACGAAGATGCAGAATGGGAAGCTTCTTTAAAACTAGTTGATGAATCTACAGAATATGCTTTAACAGGTGCAATTTTATCTACGGATAGATATATTGTAGAAAAAGCATCGAAAGCTTTAGAAAATGCTGCAGGTAACTTCTATATTAACGACAAGCCAACAGGTGCTGTTGTAGGACAACAACCGTTTGGAGGAGCAAGAGCTTCTGGAACAAATGACAAAGCTGGTTCTGCTCAAAACTTATTACGTTGGACTTCTGTTAGATTGATAAAAGAAACATTTGTAACACCAACAGATTACAAATATCCTTTCTTAGGATAA
- the apaG gene encoding Co2+/Mg2+ efflux protein ApaG: MIELVTKGIKISVKTNYNGSSYRNNRLHHVFSYTISITNQSENKVKLTDRFWKIFDSQNQTEIVSGEGVVGQTPILEPNDHYTYKSGCFLTSNIGAMKGFYTMINLETYEQFKVYIPTFQLTTTALLN; the protein is encoded by the coding sequence ATGATAGAATTAGTAACAAAAGGCATAAAAATTTCTGTAAAAACTAACTACAATGGTTCTAGTTATAGAAACAACAGGCTTCATCATGTTTTTTCTTATACTATATCGATTACAAATCAAAGTGAAAACAAGGTAAAACTAACAGATCGATTCTGGAAAATTTTTGATTCACAAAATCAAACTGAAATAGTTAGCGGAGAAGGTGTTGTTGGACAAACACCAATTTTAGAACCAAACGATCATTACACATATAAATCTGGTTGTTTTTTAACATCTAATATCGGCGCAATGAAAGGTTTTTACACAATGATTAACTTAGAAACTTACGAGCAATTTAAAGTATATATCCCAACTTTTCAACTAACAACTACCGCCTTATTAAACTAG
- a CDS encoding DUF3667 domain-containing protein, producing MFNGVFNFDAKFWKTLIPLLTNPGKVSKDYKEGKRSRYSNPFRFYITVSIISFLILGLKINYKKYQALVKADVQKELSINEKINNTEIERDSITKIVQKELDKSIIPISKKQKKEILDDIEKEENDSIKKKKAKKRNFSFGKGTRIEKFLEFQKEHPKTDVDDALDSLKYSKNFNNRFLYQRVKVMNKVMDDNDSYDKFVNESLSYISISLFIFLPLFTLFLKLLYVRRKFTYVDHLIFVFHTQTVFFMLLTIVYILSFFMKVENASIFILIFLTYLFLAMKKFYNQGYIKTLFKFLMLNFVYMIMAVLGVVLVTLISFAIY from the coding sequence ATGTTTAATGGTGTTTTTAATTTTGATGCAAAGTTTTGGAAAACTTTAATTCCGCTACTTACCAACCCAGGTAAAGTTTCTAAAGACTACAAAGAAGGCAAAAGAAGTAGATATTCCAATCCTTTTAGATTTTACATTACCGTTTCTATAATTTCATTCTTAATTTTAGGTTTAAAAATTAATTACAAAAAATATCAGGCTTTAGTTAAGGCTGATGTTCAAAAAGAATTAAGTATTAACGAAAAGATTAACAATACAGAAATAGAAAGAGACTCCATTACTAAAATTGTGCAAAAGGAATTGGATAAGTCTATTATTCCGATTTCTAAAAAACAAAAAAAAGAAATTCTTGATGACATAGAAAAGGAAGAAAATGACAGTATAAAAAAGAAAAAAGCGAAAAAAAGAAATTTTAGTTTTGGAAAAGGAACTAGAATAGAAAAATTTTTAGAATTTCAAAAAGAACATCCAAAAACAGATGTAGATGATGCACTAGATTCTTTAAAATATAGTAAAAACTTTAACAATAGATTTCTATATCAAAGAGTAAAAGTGATGAATAAAGTAATGGACGACAATGATAGTTATGATAAGTTTGTTAACGAATCTCTGTCTTACATCTCTATTTCTTTATTTATATTTCTACCATTATTTACGCTCTTTTTAAAACTTTTATATGTTAGAAGAAAATTTACATATGTAGACCATCTAATATTTGTGTTTCATACACAAACTGTTTTTTTTATGCTGCTAACAATCGTATATATTTTAAGTTTTTTTATGAAAGTAGAAAACGCTTCTATTTTTATATTGATATTCTTAACCTACTTGTTTTTAGCGATGAAAAAGTTTTACAACCAAGGTTATATAAAAACACTATTTAAATTTCTAATGTTGAATTTTGTCTACATGATTATGGCAGTTTTAGGAGTAGTTTTAGTTACTTTAATCTCTTTTGCTATTTATTAA
- a CDS encoding Na(+)-translocating NADH-quinone reductase subunit A, with amino-acid sequence MSKDIRIKKGLDIKLVGVAEKNTTKVSQSSVYAVKPEDFHGIIPKLTAKEGAEVKAGESLFHSKSDERILFPSPVSGKVVEVIRGARRKVLAVKIAADATQVYKEFGAKDASNMSADEVKDYLFASGCWPFVKQRPYDIVANPNQAPKAIFVSAYASAPLAADLDYTLAGKEAELQAAITAVSKLTAGKVHVSVGSNSVSPLSKLTGVELHKVSGPHPSGNVGTQIAKIDPINKGEVVWVITPQDLVIIGELFLTGKLNLTRTVALTGSKFSKPQYVTAIAGASIEDLVANNVENDNTRVISGNVLTGKEVKLDEFLGYYDNQITAIPEGDDYEFFGWNKPVFNKVSTSRALTFSWLNPKKKYDLNTNTNGEHRAFVVTGSYEQVFPLDIYPMQLLKAFMYKDLDEMEALGGYEVAPEDFALTEFICVSKQPHQKIIREGLDLMREELG; translated from the coding sequence ATGTCAAAAGACATTCGTATTAAAAAAGGCTTAGATATTAAGCTTGTTGGCGTTGCAGAAAAAAATACTACTAAGGTTTCACAAAGTAGTGTTTATGCAGTTAAGCCAGAAGATTTTCACGGAATAATACCAAAACTTACAGCCAAAGAAGGTGCAGAGGTAAAAGCAGGAGAATCACTTTTCCATTCAAAAAGTGACGAACGTATTTTATTTCCTAGTCCGGTTTCTGGTAAAGTAGTAGAGGTAATACGTGGGGCAAGAAGAAAAGTTTTAGCAGTTAAAATTGCTGCAGATGCTACACAAGTATATAAAGAATTTGGTGCTAAAGATGCAAGCAATATGTCTGCAGATGAGGTGAAAGATTACTTATTTGCTTCTGGTTGTTGGCCATTTGTAAAACAACGTCCTTATGACATTGTTGCAAATCCAAACCAAGCACCAAAAGCAATATTTGTTTCTGCATATGCAAGTGCACCTTTAGCAGCAGACTTAGATTACACTCTTGCTGGTAAAGAAGCAGAATTACAAGCAGCTATAACAGCTGTTTCTAAATTAACAGCTGGTAAAGTACACGTATCTGTTGGTTCAAATTCAGTTTCTCCTTTATCAAAATTAACAGGAGTAGAATTGCATAAAGTTTCTGGGCCGCATCCATCTGGTAATGTTGGTACTCAAATTGCAAAAATAGATCCTATTAATAAAGGTGAAGTTGTTTGGGTTATTACACCACAAGATTTAGTGATTATTGGTGAGTTATTCTTAACAGGAAAGTTAAATTTAACTAGAACAGTTGCTTTAACAGGTTCTAAATTTAGCAAACCTCAATATGTAACAGCAATTGCTGGTGCATCGATAGAAGATTTAGTTGCTAATAATGTAGAAAACGATAATACTAGAGTTATTTCTGGAAACGTACTTACGGGTAAAGAAGTAAAGTTAGATGAGTTTTTAGGTTATTACGATAATCAAATAACTGCAATTCCAGAAGGAGATGATTATGAATTTTTTGGTTGGAATAAACCAGTTTTTAATAAAGTATCTACTTCTAGAGCATTAACTTTTTCTTGGTTAAACCCTAAGAAAAAATACGATCTTAACACCAATACTAATGGTGAGCATAGAGCCTTTGTTGTTACAGGTTCTTACGAGCAAGTTTTTCCTTTAGATATTTATCCGATGCAATTATTAAAAGCATTTATGTATAAAGATTTAGATGAAATGGAAGCTTTAGGTGGTTACGAAGTAGCGCCAGAAGATTTTGCACTAACAGAATTTATTTGTGTATCTAAACAACCACATCAGAAGATTATTCGTGAAGGTTTAGATTTAATGAGAGAAGAATTAGGATAA
- a CDS encoding DUF5103 domain-containing protein: MIKFILKKFTFIFLIFCSLTNAQNIKTIQLRPLQENNFVAIVPLGTTLELSFDDLDADSKEYQYKIERKTHDWKKSRLLSSQFINGFDQNTIIDVTNSFNTLQNYTHYKVQIPNANTAITKSGNYLISILNTYDEVVFSRRFVLYEDKAIVPVSVVRSRNTKTLNTQQTVQFSVNYNGLRINNPNQEINVTILKNNNWQETISNLSPTFYKPNQLLYTYTNKTNFWGGNEYLNFDSKLIRNTSLNIVKVLRDDIYHHYIYPFTYNKYRQYSYNPDINGQFLVRNLEVNNSNTEADYALMHFTLEVEEMFKEKELYIYGAFNNFTISDENRMYFDPKTNTYRANILLKQGFYNYTFASVGKDNVLNTNEINGSFFETENEYTVLVYYKPIGSLYDRVIGVGKGYFNQNN; encoded by the coding sequence ATGATAAAATTCATCCTTAAGAAATTTACTTTTATTTTTTTAATCTTTTGCTCACTTACAAATGCGCAAAACATTAAAACAATTCAATTAAGGCCGCTACAAGAAAACAATTTTGTTGCTATTGTTCCTCTAGGCACAACTTTAGAACTTTCTTTTGATGATTTAGATGCAGACAGCAAAGAGTACCAATATAAAATAGAAAGAAAAACGCACGATTGGAAAAAAAGCCGATTACTTTCTAGCCAATTTATAAATGGTTTTGATCAAAATACAATTATAGATGTTACAAATTCTTTTAATACACTGCAAAATTACACACATTATAAAGTACAAATACCTAACGCAAATACAGCAATTACTAAAAGCGGCAATTACTTAATATCAATTTTAAATACTTATGATGAAGTTGTATTTTCTAGAAGATTTGTATTGTATGAAGACAAAGCAATTGTGCCAGTTTCTGTTGTTAGAAGCAGAAATACGAAGACGTTAAATACACAACAAACTGTTCAATTTTCAGTAAATTATAACGGGTTGAGAATAAATAATCCTAACCAAGAAATTAATGTTACCATTTTAAAAAATAACAATTGGCAAGAAACAATTAGCAATTTATCACCTACTTTTTATAAACCGAATCAGTTATTATATACTTACACAAATAAAACAAATTTTTGGGGCGGAAATGAATATTTAAACTTTGATAGTAAATTAATAAGAAATACAAGTTTAAATATTGTAAAAGTTTTAAGAGACGATATTTATCATCATTATATTTATCCTTTCACTTATAACAAATACAGACAATATAGCTACAACCCTGATATTAACGGACAATTTCTAGTCAGAAATTTAGAAGTAAACAACAGTAACACAGAAGCAGATTATGCTTTAATGCATTTTACATTAGAAGTAGAAGAAATGTTTAAAGAAAAGGAACTTTATATTTATGGCGCTTTTAATAATTTTACTATTTCTGATGAAAACAGAATGTATTTTGACCCAAAAACAAATACATACAGAGCAAATATTCTACTAAAACAAGGTTTTTACAATTATACTTTTGCATCCGTAGGAAAAGACAACGTTCTAAACACCAACGAAATTAACGGTAGTTTTTTTGAAACAGAAAACGAGTACACTGTTTTGGTGTATTATAAACCAATTGGTAGTTTGTATGATAGAGTTATTGGTGTTGGCAAAGGCTATTTTAATCAAAATAACTAA
- a CDS encoding NRDE family protein has translation MCTVTYLPLGNKNFILTSNRDETPLRKTLPPKDYVEDGVVLTYPKDEVAGGTWIGLSGKKRLVCLLNGGFTIHKRKDSYKMSRGVIVKKILTDANAVSFINQFDFEGIEPFTLILVDWENCLKTFELVWDGEQKHFTELPQEPKIWSSSTLYTDEMKTQRRIWFSEWLDINTVFEQDNILQFHQNESKGTADISLKMKRDIVETVSVTSVKKESSSVNMLYLDFVN, from the coding sequence ATGTGCACAGTTACGTACCTTCCTTTAGGTAATAAGAATTTTATTTTAACATCTAATAGAGACGAAACACCTTTAAGAAAAACATTACCACCTAAAGATTATGTAGAAGATGGTGTGGTTTTAACATATCCTAAGGATGAAGTTGCTGGCGGAACATGGATTGGTTTAAGTGGTAAAAAACGATTGGTTTGTTTGTTAAATGGCGGTTTTACGATTCATAAAAGAAAAGATTCTTACAAGATGAGTAGAGGTGTAATCGTTAAAAAAATATTAACAGACGCTAATGCTGTTTCTTTTATTAATCAATTTGATTTTGAAGGAATTGAGCCATTTACATTGATTCTTGTAGATTGGGAAAATTGTTTAAAAACTTTTGAATTGGTTTGGGACGGAGAACAAAAACATTTTACAGAATTACCTCAAGAGCCAAAAATTTGGTCTTCTTCTACATTATATACTGATGAAATGAAAACGCAAAGACGTATTTGGTTTTCTGAGTGGTTGGATATTAATACGGTATTTGAGCAAGATAATATTCTTCAATTTCATCAGAATGAAAGTAAAGGGACTGCAGATATATCTTTAAAAATGAAACGTGATATTGTAGAAACAGTAAGTGTAACTTCAGTAAAAAAAGAAAGTTCTTCTGTAAATATGTTGTATTTAGATTTTGTAAATTAA
- a CDS encoding reprolysin-like metallopeptidase, with the protein MVIKLNKLLITAFLVSLSFGVQGQEIWQKIDQNTSTLQKKELRSFKNFPDKFSLYNLDVNQIKTNLNSKAKTAFATIKLPNSEGDLELFKLKESSNFEKGLAEKFPSIKSYTAIGITNPTSFAKVSVGLDGFHAVIFSTNGKTIYVDPYSKDNKKYIVYKTSDLKEEDHHFKCDVEEVASKQVSPEIAAKSLNDGNLRTFRLALVCSGEYAQFHLNNQGISTAASDSEKKAAVLSAMNTSMTRVNGLFEKDLAVKMVIVENNDEVIFLDADTDNITDGDPDEMIDEVQTIADARIGTANYDIGHIFSIGGDGLAGLGVVCVTGQKAKGVTGRSSPIGDPYDIDFVAHEMGHQFGATHTQNNDCQRTNTTAVEPGSASTIMGYAGICAPNVQDQSDDYFHAVSIKQMQNVIASTASCATLTSNNNSAPVASAGLDYSIPKSTPFVLRGNATDADGVSSLTYNWEQTDNEVGAMPPNSTNNVGPMFRSLPSKVSSDRYMPALATVISGSVSSTWEVLPSVAREMNFSLLVRDNNNTGGGTSRDDMIVTVEDAEAFTVTSQNTTTVWDAGSSQTITWNKGTTDVAPINCANVNIRLSIDGGLTFPIILAANTANDGSEVISVPNNVTTQARILVEAADNIFYNVNAVNFEIESTTPSFLITNTSGELSVCNTGNQTVDYILNLDFINGYSENVTFAATDNPSGSVVSFNPTSINSDGNVTLSVSNLDGITAGDYEINIAANSTSVNQTINLSLNITDANLAVTTLLTPTNQATEVSLIEILTWQEDVNASSYNVEVSSNSNFTDIVSSGTSSTNNYQVNNLNPNTEYYWRVKGVNNCNEGAFSTPFRFTTETPEYCAATYTDEAGGSEHITNVTFNSINNTSGNDTVDGYQDFTAINTNVFRNETYTITVTFDTAGFQDHCYVFIDWNRDFIFDKETERYDLGTKLEDISTATFSINVPSDAKFGKTTMRVLIEYDDPDDGFGDGPCDADQKTEWGEVEDYSITVTEPEIDTSNISVQTTSETCVSENDGIIKVDVKQTSFTYNVTVTGSSTLLNSQISGSSTMFENLNLGIYTVCIETEELEYTQCFEVEIVAAQQISLKATAENGLRKYTFNVAKGTAPYNVFLNEKLVRVSNDTNFEVEFKEGGKLEIKTAKECEGVFKTTIEDVLLLKNPVVDAVELLLPIGTEKSIIDVLIFDVQGKKVYQNTEKVQDNSVTIPFKNYAKGIYILKLSIDAKPIKLLKE; encoded by the coding sequence ATGGTGATAAAACTAAATAAATTATTAATAACTGCTTTTCTAGTATCTTTATCGTTTGGTGTACAAGGTCAAGAAATTTGGCAAAAAATAGATCAAAATACCAGTACTTTACAAAAGAAAGAGTTAAGAAGTTTTAAAAATTTTCCAGATAAATTTTCTCTGTATAATTTAGATGTAAACCAGATAAAAACGAATTTAAATTCTAAAGCTAAAACGGCTTTTGCTACCATAAAATTACCCAATTCAGAAGGAGATCTAGAGCTTTTTAAATTAAAAGAATCTTCAAATTTTGAAAAAGGATTAGCCGAAAAGTTTCCTTCGATAAAATCGTACACAGCAATCGGTATTACAAATCCAACCTCTTTTGCTAAAGTAAGTGTTGGTTTAGATGGATTTCATGCAGTAATATTTTCTACAAACGGTAAAACGATATACGTAGATCCATATTCAAAAGATAATAAAAAATATATTGTATATAAAACCTCAGATTTAAAAGAAGAAGATCATCATTTTAAATGTGATGTAGAAGAAGTTGCAAGCAAACAAGTTTCACCAGAAATTGCTGCAAAATCTTTAAACGATGGAAATTTAAGAACTTTTAGATTGGCTTTGGTTTGTAGCGGAGAATATGCGCAGTTTCACTTAAATAATCAAGGTATTTCTACTGCTGCATCAGATTCAGAAAAAAAGGCGGCAGTTTTATCTGCTATGAATACTTCTATGACAAGGGTTAACGGGTTATTCGAAAAAGATTTAGCCGTTAAAATGGTTATTGTTGAAAATAATGATGAAGTAATTTTCTTAGATGCAGATACAGATAACATTACAGATGGAGATCCTGATGAAATGATTGATGAAGTACAAACCATTGCAGATGCTAGAATAGGAACAGCCAATTACGATATTGGGCATATTTTTAGTATTGGCGGAGATGGTTTAGCTGGTTTAGGGGTTGTTTGTGTTACTGGTCAAAAAGCAAAAGGAGTTACAGGAAGAAGTTCGCCTATTGGAGATCCTTATGATATTGATTTTGTAGCACACGAAATGGGGCATCAATTTGGTGCAACTCATACACAAAATAACGATTGCCAAAGAACAAATACCACTGCTGTAGAACCAGGAAGTGCTTCTACAATTATGGGGTATGCTGGTATTTGTGCGCCAAATGTACAAGATCAAAGTGATGATTATTTTCATGCAGTTAGTATAAAACAAATGCAAAATGTAATTGCTTCTACTGCAAGTTGTGCCACTTTAACAAGTAATAACAACAGTGCACCAGTTGCTAGTGCAGGTTTAGATTATAGTATTCCTAAATCTACACCTTTTGTATTAAGAGGTAATGCTACAGATGCAGACGGCGTTTCTTCTTTAACTTATAATTGGGAACAAACAGATAACGAGGTTGGTGCAATGCCACCAAATAGCACCAACAATGTAGGTCCTATGTTTAGGTCTTTACCTTCTAAGGTTTCTTCGGATAGATACATGCCTGCTTTAGCAACAGTTATTTCTGGTAGCGTTTCTTCTACTTGGGAAGTTTTACCAAGCGTAGCAAGAGAAATGAATTTTTCTTTATTGGTTAGAGATAACAACAATACAGGTGGCGGAACTTCTAGAGATGATATGATTGTAACTGTTGAAGATGCAGAGGCTTTTACTGTTACCTCTCAAAATACTACAACTGTTTGGGATGCTGGTAGTTCTCAAACAATAACATGGAATAAGGGGACAACAGATGTTGCGCCAATAAATTGTGCTAACGTTAATATAAGACTGTCAATAGATGGCGGATTAACGTTTCCAATAATTTTAGCAGCAAATACAGCAAACGATGGTTCAGAAGTGATTTCTGTGCCCAATAATGTTACAACACAAGCTAGAATATTGGTAGAAGCTGCAGACAATATATTTTATAATGTAAACGCAGTAAATTTCGAAATAGAATCTACAACGCCTTCTTTTTTGATTACAAATACCAGCGGAGAATTGTCTGTTTGTAACACCGGAAATCAAACAGTAGATTATATTCTAAATTTAGATTTTATCAATGGATATTCAGAAAACGTAACATTTGCAGCAACCGATAATCCTTCTGGTTCTGTAGTTAGTTTTAATCCGACTTCTATAAATAGCGACGGTAATGTAACATTGTCTGTTTCTAATTTAGACGGAATTACAGCAGGAGATTATGAAATTAATATAGCAGCAAATAGCACAAGTGTTAATCAAACAATAAACTTAAGTTTAAATATTACTGATGCTAATTTGGCTGTAACTACTTTGTTAACACCAACTAATCAGGCGACGGAAGTTTCGTTAATAGAAATATTAACTTGGCAAGAAGATGTGAATGCAAGTTCTTATAATGTAGAAGTTTCGTCTAATTCTAATTTTACAGATATAGTTTCTTCAGGAACTTCAAGCACTAATAACTATCAAGTTAATAATTTAAATCCTAATACAGAATATTATTGGAGAGTTAAAGGTGTAAACAATTGTAACGAAGGGGCGTTTTCTACTCCTTTTAGGTTTACTACAGAAACGCCAGAATATTGTGCTGCTACTTATACAGATGAAGCAGGTGGTTCAGAACATATTACAAACGTAACTTTTAATTCTATAAATAACACTTCTGGCAACGATACTGTAGATGGTTACCAAGACTTTACTGCTATAAATACCAACGTTTTTAGAAATGAAACTTATACAATTACAGTAACTTTTGATACGGCAGGTTTTCAAGATCACTGTTATGTTTTTATCGATTGGAATAGAGATTTTATTTTTGATAAAGAAACAGAAAGATATGATTTAGGTACAAAACTAGAAGATATTTCTACGGCTACGTTTAGTATAAATGTTCCTTCGGATGCTAAGTTTGGTAAAACAACAATGAGAGTTTTGATAGAATATGATGATCCTGATGACGGTTTTGGAGACGGACCATGTGATGCAGATCAAAAAACCGAGTGGGGAGAAGTAGAAGATTACTCGATAACAGTAACAGAGCCGGAAATAGACACAAGTAATATTTCTGTACAGACGACGTCAGAAACTTGTGTAAGTGAAAATGACGGAATAATTAAAGTTGATGTAAAACAAACATCTTTTACTTATAATGTAACTGTAACGGGTAGTTCAACACTTTTAAATTCTCAAATAAGCGGTTCTTCAACAATGTTTGAAAATTTAAATCTAGGAATTTACACTGTTTGTATAGAAACAGAAGAACTAGAATACACACAATGTTTTGAAGTAGAAATTGTAGCAGCGCAACAAATTTCTTTAAAAGCAACTGCAGAAAACGGATTAAGAAAATATACTTTTAACGTTGCAAAGGGTACTGCGCCTTACAATGTGTTTTTAAATGAAAAACTTGTTAGAGTTTCTAACGATACTAATTTTGAAGTTGAATTTAAAGAAGGTGGTAAACTAGAAATAAAAACGGCTAAAGAATGTGAGGGCGTTTTTAAGACAACGATAGAAGATGTTTTATTGTTGAAAAACCCAGTTGTAGATGCTGTAGAGTTATTACTTCCAATAGGAACCGAAAAAAGTATAATAGATGTTTTAATTTTTGATGTTCAAGGTAAGAAGGTATATCAGAATACAGAAAAGGTGCAAGATAATTCTGTGACTATTCCGTTTAAAAATTATGCAAAAGGAATCTATATTTTAAAATTATCAATAGATGCGAAACCAATTAAATTATTAAAAGAATGA
- the lipB gene encoding lipoyl(octanoyl) transferase LipB: MNRNILLKDLKVKDYKDTWDYQTKLLQDIVDVKIANRRKNLNQTTDNHLLFVEHPHVYTLGKSGDLSNLLLNEKQLEEKGATFYKINRGGDITYHGPGQIVGYPILDLENFFTDIHKYLRLLEESIILTIAEYGLKGERSDGETGVWLDVGTPFARKICAMGIRSSRWVTMHGFALNVNTNLGYFDNIIPCGIRGKAVASMEAELGEKLDLEEVKSKILKHFKNLFEVNEFVTAD, encoded by the coding sequence ATGAACAGAAACATACTACTTAAAGACTTAAAAGTCAAAGATTACAAAGATACTTGGGATTATCAAACTAAACTTTTACAAGATATTGTAGATGTTAAAATTGCTAATCGAAGAAAAAACCTGAACCAAACTACGGATAACCACCTACTTTTTGTAGAACATCCGCACGTTTACACTTTAGGTAAAAGTGGAGATTTGAGTAATTTATTATTAAACGAGAAACAATTAGAAGAAAAAGGAGCTACATTTTATAAAATAAATCGTGGTGGCGATATTACGTATCATGGACCAGGGCAAATTGTAGGTTATCCTATTTTAGATTTAGAGAATTTTTTTACTGATATTCATAAATATCTACGTCTTTTAGAAGAAAGTATAATTTTAACAATTGCAGAATATGGTTTAAAAGGTGAAAGAAGTGATGGCGAAACCGGAGTTTGGTTAGACGTTGGAACACCGTTTGCACGTAAAATTTGCGCAATGGGAATTCGTTCTTCTCGTTGGGTTACCATGCATGGTTTTGCTTTAAACGTTAACACCAATTTAGGTTATTTCGACAATATTATTCCGTGTGGAATTAGAGGAAAAGCAGTTGCTTCGATGGAAGCAGAATTAGGTGAAAAACTAGATTTAGAAGAAGTAAAATCTAAAATTTTAAAACATTTTAAAAATCTTTTTGAGGTGAATGAGTTTGTAACCGCAGATTAA